The genomic region AAGTCTGTCCCCATAAGGGGGATATAATTTACTGAACTAGTAAAAAGGCTATGGAaatcaagcaaaataaaaccactcaTAGTAAGCTGTTGAGCTTCAAAAATATTAGTTGAAATATTCGTTGAAAGGGGGCTTTACATTAAAACTGTCATGTTAGTGAGCATGGAATTCATCAAGATATGTCTAATGGACTCACATTTGGGATTGCTTCATAGTCCCTATTGTGAATGTGAATAATAGTTCTCCAATTTAGAGGCATAAGTGTAGTTGTTAGCTCTTTTAGCAGCTTTGTTCATTCTTAGTCCTTCTATGTTAAATAacagtgtttttcttatttcaatattttaaaggcTGGTATTTACagcaaattaatataaaatgcttATGGCATAGGTCTGGTGACcagaaaattgtatttcagtGCAGGCCACAAAAAAGGAGCACATGCAAGCAGTAATGAGGTTGTGATTTGAGTCTTTTGTTATGTGAGAGTAAGACATGGTGAGCTATAGTGATACTGAGTTCTTCTTCAAAAGGTAAGTGGAGTATTGCTGTGATAAGTCTCTTGTGGCTAGAGTTTTAATCTTTattcagattttgaaaaatgtacttctgagcatattaaacattttttacttaTACTATTTTACAATTACTTCTGGAATTTGTGCCAGTCAAATTTACGTTGCCTGTCAGAATGGAAGAGTGGATCAAGCGCTGTCTTTGGGCTTTCTGCTGTGTTGGATAGCTGGAGATCTTACAAATTTCATAGGCTGCTATTTAACAAATCAACTGCCAATTCAGGTAATCTGTCAATATTCCTACTttttgatttattcttttcaaaCTGTCTCTTTAAAGTCTAGGATAACTTAATATTGCACAGTGAAGTACAtactggggaagaaaatagttttgagtTCTGTTCACGGATCTATCATCTGTAAAATAAGTCATAATTTCCTAAATATTTACATTGATACTGTTACGTGTTATAGGAGTCATTTCACACTTGTAATTAACATTCAGAGGGACTTGCTGGGTATTACTTGATGATGAATGAAGTGGGGAATTTTCATTTGAGCTTTGGCTTCAAAGTAAGCTTGCAGAGGGCTGGAAGGAAGTTGTGTTGTTTAGCTTGTAATAGATCAAGCTGTTTTGGGGCAGCTACTCTTTAAACTTCCtcttgtctgtttgtttttttaagaaaactgtttaTTAACAGGGAAATACTAGTTCAAAGCTGTTAGTGTCTGactaatttgaaaatatattttcttcattaggGGGAGGGtttctctgaaagaaacagtCATTTTCAGCATTCCATTAATTGTGTCTGAAACTTTCTTAtctgcagtttttatttttgactcaattaaaagagaaagaggtaTGTGTCAGCCACCTGCAGAAGTTTTCACAAGCTGGAGATGGACTCAAGGGTGGACAGAGTTGTCTTCTCTTTTACAACTTAACGTGTGGCGCTAACCGTTCCATCTCCCCATTAcgaaaaggggaaaagagaatgtTGGTTTTGTCTTGCTGAAATAAGAGGCACTAAGTAAGAGCAGTAGCTTCCGAAGTGCTGGGAAACTAGGTGGAGCAGACTTAAGCTTCTGGGCAGGAAGGATTTATCAGTCTGCCCAGGTAGGAATTTGTGCTATGCATCCTGGAAAATGACCAACTATTGTGATTGTGTCAGCAAGTCCGTGTTTCGTAAGGTTTACACTGCATTCATCTACAGTGGTCTAACTTGTTTTGTActggaaatgctttctttttcttttttggggggagagtGCTTTGGTATTTGTCATTCACATTATGATTATGAAGCAAAATTTCTATACATTTAAGTTAAGgtattttgaagtatttgtaTACTGAACAGGCAAATGTATCTTCTCTTTCAGATTGTCACTGCCATTTTTTATGTTAACATGGATGTAATTATGATTTCACAATTTGTCTACTATAAGCTGAAGAATCAGAAGATGACAAAATGTAAGGTTTttcaacaattaaaatattcttcatatTGTAGCACAGTCTTTGATATTTTCTACAGcgtttaaatattttttttttcagagggatCAAAAAATAGAGTGCACAAATTCTGGTTGAAGTTGTTAGGCCTATTGCTTCCAGTTTTCTTAGGCTCTTGTGAAAATCCtaccctttctcttcctttctcttctcttttcttaccCATATAgtatctgtaaatattttctatgtaATACTTTCAGTTTATATAGACATAAAAAATGCAATAGTTTTGTGGAATCCAGTTCCATATTTTAACTTACTCCGTGGTTTTACTATCTACTTACAGCTATCTAAATATATGTATAACTTGAAAGCAAGCATTATTTCTTTGTGTGGTTCAGTTAGTTTGCTCCATGTTGATTGAAACCGGACTTCATTTGCTTATAGCATAAAATATCTTGACATCTTCATGTGTTCTGTTTCAATACATGTAGTTAAAAAACATATTCAAGGGGAATGAAATTACTTGAGTTGTGCTTCATAAAATCCTGGCAGTAGTTGTAGTATTCAGCCTACCAGTGGACTACTGTTTTAACTGAAATGGAAGACAGAAAGCCCTGTTCACATTGTATCAAATCAAAAACATTAACTCatcaatctaaaaaaaaaaaaaaaaaaaaaaaaaaaatcaaagaaaatccATGGTACAGCAGAGGTaacaaaaagctgaagtaaAACAGATGCCTGCCCAGCAGACTAAATAGGGATAAAGCAGATTCATTCAATATGGAACTGATAATAAACCTGGAGATAGGTCAGTGCTGAAGATatttccttcctgctgcctactcttgaaaacaaacacaagctTTTGTACATTTTAACTGCCAGTGCCTGTTGCAGCTCAATGGTTTGCATAGCTGGAGAGCAGGGAATGGTACTGTGATTAAAGCTGCAAAAGAGGACTTTTCAGTACCCAGTTCTGGAGCAGTCACCCTAGACAAGTTGGTCAATTTTGCATCCCAAGGTGCAGCCTGTGGACCAGCACTACTAAGCCTGTGTAATTAGCCCTGCAGGTCTTTAGGGCAGACTTAACTAATGCCATACAGCAATTTGTCCCACTGGTAACAGTGACTGCAGGACTTTATCAGCATCTTACAGATACAGAAGGTACCGTAGCTCCAGAGTTCTGTAGGATTGTCTGCCATTTTCAAGTTGTCTTGTAGGTGTCTCTTGAGACTTGCTGTATGGAGTCTGTGTCCTTGAATATGAGAGTCTCGGTAAGGCTCAGTATCTAGCTAACAGTGGACATAGAGACTGGTCCAGCACAGCACTTTAGATTACATAGTTATcttagagatttttttgttaatttaaatttcaaatatcCTTCTTTTGCAGGTTTTAATCAAGATATGTTGAAAGAAACTGTTACATTCTATTCTACTtagcagttttctctttctcaacTGTTATATAATCATAAACTATTAGAAGTTAATATAAGAGATAAGCCGAGTATGACAATTTTCTGTCATTAACAATGACTGTTTAAGGAGTTCCTGTCCCGTTCCTGCACTGCTACCATCGGTTGTTGCACAAAGACACAGCACAACTATGATAGTGAGCTGGAGTGGGCACAGAGCCCAGAAGAAAGAGGTGGGCTTACATTGCTGCCAAGAAAAAGATACATGAAATTGTACCTTTAAATTTACGTAGTTATACTGCAAACAAAAAGTAACCTCCAATCAACAgcagatgttatttttcagctaatTTGTTTGTATGTCATTCTAGGCAGCAAAAGCCTGAAGAATTTCTGTATAACCTGGATCATGGTGTGTATAGCACTGTGTGTTATTTTACTCTGTCAGCTGTTACTAAGAAACCAAGACCAGAATACAGTAATCGAAAGAAGTAATGTAAGTTCTTCCCTACTTCCattccaaaaaaatcccacccaaaCGTGTCTTGAAAAGATTGTGTACACTGAGCTTTAAAGAAATTTGGATGGTGTTTTTAACAATGATATAGAAATCATAAATGTGGCACTGTGTGGATCTTTTAACTATGGACCATGCATCCCAAAATAAAGAAGTTAGAAAATTGCTTCAGCTTCCTGTGTTTCGGGTTTAttctgtccctgtgctgctctgcaaaaTAACATGTATACGTGTTGTGTTTCTGCTTGTGTTAAGTACTGTAGACATCCATGTAGAGACTACACAGTCACAAGTGAAATCAATAAAAGTGGAAAATTACAATtgtacctgctgctgctgtcatttcAGCAGGAAAGTTCACAGGCTATTCTAGCAATTTGATGGCCTTCATACTAATGCCAGTAAAATAATTGTAATCCAGCAACATTGCCCAGCAGGGAAGCagcttattttcaaaacacagctaGAGTGAGAAAACTAACATCTCttaaactgtgaaaaatgagtattttgcTTCCTCCAGACAGGACGATTCATTTTTTTAGTGGCCCTAGCTACAGTTCTTAGTTTTGGTTTGAATTATTGTGCCCAGGCTTTTTTAGCAGGAGGAGTGGATTGATATTAGTGTCGTATCCTAAAGCCCGGCACTAGTTTTGATCTCAGTCATGGCTATGATGCAGCAGTGTGCATTGTTGTGAGATAAAGATTAAACCCTTTCTAACCCTCTTTGGTCATTTGAAGAGCAGCACTGAACTGCTTTGAAAGGAGTTCTGTCCAGAAAATCAGCCAGTGGACTCTCAGTTTAATCCTCTGAAATGCCTGAAAACATTCTTGCCAAAATATATgtacctttctttttcagaactcTCTTGATATGATTGAAATGTCAGGCTTCATTTGTGGCTATATATCCTGTGTGTTTTACTTGGGAAGTAGATTTCCTCAGCtgtataaaaatgtaagtaGGTTTTTGGCTAAGTATACTTgtgtattttacaaaatgctCTCTGTTGCTTTAGATGTCGGATTTTCCCTAACAGTGAGCCCTCTTGAGCTCAAAAGCCTACTTTGCTTTTGTGAGTGTCTGATAtggtcaagaaaaaaaatggtttggttttttttttcccattcagaGGAGCATGGTGAGAATTTTAGGAAAATGGTGGTCTTTGACTGATGGAAGAGGTTTGATAGGCAAGGGAAGAGGAattgaaatatttacagttGGATTTACCAGGTATAAGCAGAAACATGCTTTGCATGATTGTTGTCGTGAGCAAGTGATATCTCCCCTTTTCCTTTACCAAACTATTGTACCTTAAGAAACCAACTGTGGGATCAAAAGTTAGAATTAGAGGGAAATTAGTTTAGAATTTTACCCCCTTTTCACAAAGATGCCattactggcttttttttttttccccacagcctCTTTACTAACagtatatttcaaaacaaaacaaaaccaccccaaaaaaccaaacacaacaaaaGACCAGAAGGTTTTACATTGTCAATTGTATACAGGCATTTTAATTGATTGAAGTGATCAGCTCTTTTTCAAGCCTATTCGTATTCCTCCTTTACCTTTTCCTTCACAGCTGGAATAccacaatattttcaaaaaggtCTACTAAACAGGCTGATAGAGCAACAGATTTCTTAAGAACTAAATATCATTTGGAAGCAGATTATCCTTGCTGCTTTGCACttacataaaaattactttaactGGAGCTGCTTCTAAGAAACATAACAATTTCTATAGTTTACAGTGATAGGTGCTGAAAGTACTACGGGTGGAGGATTCAGAGCCCAGGAAGAGATGGACAAGAATGACTGAAAGTCTTTGGATGTGTTATAGTACAAAATGCCAAAATTATCTATAACTGGCTACTGTGATACatgttttaacatttctttgtatttgtgaAAAATTCTTTGTATTTAGTTCCGAAGAAGATCAACAGAAGGCACCTCTTACCTGCTGTTTGCATTAGCCATGATGGGAAACTGTACATATGGCCTGAGTCTTGTTTTAAAGATGCCAGCTACTGAATCCTTCCGGGCCCTCTACTTTTTACACCATCTTCCATGGCTCATTGGGAGCTTTGGAGTTTTGTTTCTAGACATTTTTGTATCCTTTTCCTGTTATAGCTAGAGTTTCTCAGGATAGGCTTGCTAATAAGTAGATCAGACAtcaagttgatttttttttaaatcagatttttttctatgtttctaACCTGATCATAAAATCTTCTTTCTGAACAATAATTTGTATgctttttataataataattcttgATAAGAATAACAAGTTTGTAGAAAATATCTACATTAAAGCTACATTGCACAGGTTAATTTATATCTTGTAGCCAATACGCAGTATACTataagttgggggggggggctgttacacattgtgctgtttttcttagGTTTGCTGTCTgataaatgtgaaaaacaaaaaaaaaaataccccaaacacacaaaaaacccacaacagttCTCAAGcctgcttgtttttaaatgcaaatacagaattataGCTTTGAGGATTTGGTTAAATTGTAAGTGTTATTGCAAGATTGCATTAACGTCAGAGACAAACAATGAGGTTTTGGCAAACTTAGTTTCAGAAAATAGCACTTAGCAAAGAAATGCTGCAGCTACCCTTAATTGCATAATTCGGGGCAAAATCAGATGCATTGAGACACTGAGTGCCTCTGAAATCCAGCAGCTATGCTCATTGAGTCATGCTAAGGGCTAGCCAGCTACACAGTTATCTAGATTAGTATGCCAGTTTCTTGAAAGTCCTGAGCAAACTTAAAACACTGtagatttttattcttatattCAGGGGACATACGTAAGAGGCCCACAGTATATTAGTTACTGTTAGACGTGCTCTTTTCTAGATTGAGCATTAGCATCTTGTGATCaaaaagttaaagcaaaatgtttagAGTACTGTTGTACTTTTGCTTCAAAAGCCTAGTGAACAGTAATGTGGTGGTACTTGGTCTTACTGTTCACTATAGGTTTATAGTCACCTGTTTTGTTACTGTAGCTTGTATTTTCACTTGAAAGAGTACGAAGAGgagattttctgatttttcctgaAGTCAGAATTTTGGGTTTGTGTCTGAAAACATCTCGGTACTTAGCTCCATGAACTCAAACTGTAAAACAGGATAAAATGAAGAGTGATTTGAGGACCATGCTGAAGCATACTGTGTTAATCCATTCCATATTAAAAGGAAGTTCTTTACCAGATTTACCTGGAACAGTTCCAGAAGTTATGATTCCCAGGCATCAGTCTTGTCTTTCTGATTAAAGTACTTTCATAAGCCACTCCGATTAGACTAGCGATGGGACAGCTGACCCTGGCCTATGGATGGACTGTTAAATTATACTGTCATTCAGAATAGCCATCTGTGCTTTTTGTGTCTCCAGCCATGGCGATTTAAGTGGGCAGTTTAGTAAAACATTCTGCATCGTGGGAACGCAATACTCCACTACAGTGGTGAGACTAAACTGTGGTTCATGGCCcgttttgaaataaattgtaGTTTTATCTTTTATGAGacaatgctgtttcttttgcGTGAGCAAACTGTAGGGATTCAGGGTCGCTAGCCAGCCCATGTGGCTGGTTTGAGCTCTCGGACCTTTTGTTCCATGAACGAAGCAGTGACTCGTTCTTTCTtccgcccccagccccccagctgGAAACATAAACCAGCCAGTATTTATTtacccaaaaaaaccctagaactTGATCTTGATGACCCTTACAGTACATTATGTGCATATTTGCAGATGCCTTGCTATGATGTACTCTGAAAAGGAACTTTTATATTGGCCACAAACCTCCCCCCTCCCTGAGCCCTGCCCCAGGATTGCAATGCCAGTGTGCACATGACATTCATTTCTGGGTTCTGTCTTGATTGGAGTCTGAATCCAATCTTGCTAATAGTCCTCCAGTTCAAATTATATTGAAAACAGATGCTTCCAAATCAGGTTGGGGAGCTTATAGGAATCTAGTCAAGTATATAGTGTTAGCTGAAAATGTATGATGTATTTGTAatcaagagaaaacaaaagcagaccTCCTGCTTTGAGAAGCCCTGAAGGTAAGGAAgtcaatgcttttaaaaagagagcTTCATTACTGTCTCTTGCcaagcaagaaaatgaaaaatctaacAAACTGGTATGTCACGTTAGACCAGAAAACGAAGAACAGGATCACCTGGgttttggaaaacagaggaattaaaacaaaaagtcgCAATTTCTAAAAGGGAGGTGTTTCATAATTGATCATTTGTGTAACAGACAGTCTCTGTTTTGAGGAGTAGTTGCAGAAATTGCCTAATTCTGGTAGACTTTATTCCTGATAGTGGCTGGACTTTCATTAGGTGGAAAATAAACTCTCATTTCTCAAGGTCCAAGCCAGGATTAAGAGTTCACTTACTCTGTGTCTGCTGCAGTATTCTGTTGCTTCCATCTGACACAGCCAGCATTGACtgtttttagaaacaaatgGACTCCCGATCatagctggagcagcagctccagcattACTTAGTGCAGGATTACACTGGAGTTGTTTCGGCTTGGTTTAACAGGATAACACAGTCATCCTGTTTCTTTGGTGTCTACAGTTAAAGTTATTTAGTTGCACAATAAGCCAGTTATTTTTGATAAATAATGGAAGTGTCCAATTACTTGTAAAGTATGAATTgtcctctttttcattttaagagaaGTTTCATAGCATTACACATTTGAATTATAAATTCGACAcgattttgttttccagtaaatGTTTCCTTCCAACTGCCGTTTTGCAGTGGAAGGTGGTTGGAGTTTCTCAAGAAACCACGACGGTTGGGATTTAAGTGGGCCTGATAGGGTGCCTTGTCAGTCAGATGCTTAGTCCAGGTTTACCTGCTGTAGGGTTCCATGGTGGGCCTTGTTAGAGCTTTATTTTATGTGCATGATTACTTAATGCTTCACTTGTACACAAGGATGCAATACTACgtattttaaaacactaaatCGGTTGATGAGCAGTTCTGCCCTTAGACTTGTAGCAGCAGCTATCACAAAGTTTCTAAGAGACTGAATCTAGTGCAAGGTTTTCCAGAAAACTTGGTCCATTTCTGTAAGTCTACTATCCTCTTTCACcctgtttccttcctcccctgctcccaccaaaaccaaacaactctGCTTTGTGTTTAGTTCAGACAAAGCCCTTTACcaagatttttgccttttttttgttattatttgaCATCACCCTATTGTCAGAGAACTGTGTTCAAATCCTGCACATGTACTTCTTTTCATTAAGTGTAGCCAGGTTGTTAACTGGGTAGCCAAAGTATATTCAGCAAGAGCCAAGCTGTTGTACACAGACTCTTCTCTTGCACCTTTTGTGATTTGCAGGGCAACCATTTGGAATCCATTATATGCTTCTACAAAACATCATGCTTTGTAATTTAATTACACTGTGCAAAGAATATAAGTCTGACCTGACAATTCAGCCAGGAGAGTTTCCCAGCCAAATGTACAACTTATTCTCTGTGCTCCTGTAAATAACTGCTTTTGTCtcaaaactgtttcattttttgagTTGTCATtaaattgtttaatttaatGAAACAAGTTTAATACACTAGCTCAGTGGCTGTCATGAACTTTACTCTGAGAAGTCAGTTTGGTTGTCTCCTCTACTTTGGACTGTCTGCATGCTTAGGTCTTAAAGTTTCCCCCAGAAAGTCAGACTTGAGCAGCAAGTTAGTTTCTATATTAAGTAGTCTTGGCagtttagcatttattttaaaaatatgagcaGCTGAGTACGTATGCTACAAAAACATATTCTGGAAATACTGTTTGATAAGCTCCACATAACTTGTGTTTATAATTTATTCCTCCTTAAAAGCTCTGTTGCTGTTGCCAACTTGGTGGCTGAGAGTGATAATGCACAGTGCTAGAGCTCAGGCTTGTCCCAAGCCCACAGTGTGATTTCAGCAAATTTGATTCCCAGTTCACAGTGTCTTTTTCCACCAGTGCAACTATTAAGACTTGGGGAGGTGCTCAGCTGCAAGTACAGTAAGGcctataaaaaagaaaaaaagaaaaaggcaggaaatttAAGTGGTAGCTATATATGCTATAAAACTAATTTGCTAAGCTCTAAGAAGAAAGCATTCCCCACATAATACTatagaaatactaaaaaaaggAGTGCTGACCTGCTGTCTCTGAAGGAAATCCTGTCTAGTCTTTAGTTGGGGGGCCTCAGAGGTGGGACGTTGGAAAGCTTTGGGAAGGTGGGATAATTCTTGGGGCTCTGCCTAGGATGTAGAGAATTTCCTCTCCATTCATCCAGGCCTcccagaaagcttttttttttctctccttatttttataaataattacataCGTTAGCCTCAAACTTCTCACAACCATTGTCTACCAGCCAAGTTATTTTAACTGATCTAAAGTGTTGGTGGAAGAATTCTGTATGTCAGCTTTCCTCCCAGagaaacaatttcatttttaaaagggaattttaTGTCTAACAGTAGTGGTGATCCAGGCTCTATAAAACCTGAACTTACATGAGCACACACTGGACTTTTGTACAAGGTGCCCAGGTGTACAGATGGCCACTTGTTTCTACACCACAGACGTTTAAACCTGCTTTCACGCAGATCCTTATGTTGGAGGCTCTCTATTTGACCTCATCTACTACACCTGCATCCACCCATCTACTGTCCTCAAAGCCTTCTTTGTCAAAGTTGGATAGCAACTAATGCTGGGTTTAGCATAGTCTGCTGCTGACATCACTCCcatcttttaggaaaaaaaaacccaaaagtgcCCAAAGTGAGTGAAAAAGTAGGAGCGAGAAACCCTGCCATACAGAGTATAGCCACTTTGCTGGCTGGTGATGGTTTCTCTTTGTGAAGACAGGCTTCTGGTACCTGCAGCTTTGCATTTCACCTCATTTCCATATCGATTTTCTGTGACTAGgaaatctttcttctgtaaCATGCTATGCATATTTCTTAGAAAAGAATACTTAAGGGAAGGACATAGCTGGATAGGTTTGTACGA from Aquila chrysaetos chrysaetos chromosome 10, bAquChr1.4, whole genome shotgun sequence harbors:
- the LOC115347377 gene encoding lysosomal amino acid transporter 1 homolog isoform X2 → MRLEITVISSIRLDAEVFSQRIFSIGKRICGFAWENRRLCINGTPWIWHLLEECVENAWEYWSVVIGLISIVCFLFAALPQIYVACQNGRVDQALSLGFLLCWIAGDLTNFIGCYLTNQLPIQIVTAIFYVNMDVIMISQFVYYKLKNQKMTKCSKSLKNFCITWIMVCIALCVILLCQLLLRNQDQNTVIERSNNSLDMIEMSGFICGYISCVFYLGSRFPQLYKNFRRRSTEGTSYLLFALAMMGNCTYGLSLVLKMPATESFRALYFLHHLPWLIGSFGVLFLDIFVTVQFILYRQHKEGQSGLVALEVEPLLVNEETA
- the LOC115347377 gene encoding lysosomal amino acid transporter 1 homolog isoform X3 → MRLEITVISSIRLDAEVFSQRIFSIENRRLCINGTPWIWHLLEECVENAWEYWSVVIGLISIVCFLFAALPQIYVACQNGRVDQALSLGFLLCWIAGDLTNFIGCYLTNQLPIQIVTAIFYVNMDVIMISQFVYYKLKNQKMTKCSKSLKNFCITWIMVCIALCVILLCQLLLRNQDQNTVIERSNNSLDMIEMSGFICGYISCVFYLGSRFPQLYKNFRRRSTEGTSYLLFALAMMGNCTYGLSLVLKMPATESFRALYFLHHLPWLIGSFGVLFLDIFVTVQFILYRQHKEGQSGLVALEVEPLLVNEETA
- the LOC115347377 gene encoding lysosomal amino acid transporter 1 homolog isoform X4, whose protein sequence is MRLEITVISSIRLDAEVFSQRIFSIGKRICGFAWGKNGGRNKLLKLNLGPGMMASQLYTHAFNISPIENRRLCINGTPWIWHLLEECVENAWEYWSVVIGLISIVCFLFAALPQIYVACQNGRVDQALSLGFLLCWIAGDLTNFIGCYLTNQLPIQIVTAIFYVNMDVIMISQFVYYKLKNQKMTKCSKSLKNFCITWIMVCIALCVILLCQLLLRNQDQNTVIERSNNSLDMIEMSGFICGYISCVFYLGSRFPQLYKNVTVQFILYRQHKEGQSGLVALEVEPLLVNEETA
- the LOC115347377 gene encoding lysosomal amino acid transporter 1 homolog isoform X1, encoding MRLEITVISSIRLDAEVFSQRIFSIGKRICGFAWGKNGGRNKLLKLNLGPGMMASQLYTHAFNISPIENRRLCINGTPWIWHLLEECVENAWEYWSVVIGLISIVCFLFAALPQIYVACQNGRVDQALSLGFLLCWIAGDLTNFIGCYLTNQLPIQIVTAIFYVNMDVIMISQFVYYKLKNQKMTKCSKSLKNFCITWIMVCIALCVILLCQLLLRNQDQNTVIERSNNSLDMIEMSGFICGYISCVFYLGSRFPQLYKNFRRRSTEGTSYLLFALAMMGNCTYGLSLVLKMPATESFRALYFLHHLPWLIGSFGVLFLDIFVTVQFILYRQHKEGQSGLVALEVEPLLVNEETA